In uncultured Methanobrevibacter sp., the sequence TAGGCCGTCAAATACATTGTCCACTGGAGAATTGCAAAGAGTTCAGCTTGCAAAAACATTAAGAAATAGGACGACTGGTGTTCTATATGTTTTGGATGAACCTTCAATAGGTCTTCATCCCAATAATGTTGATGGTCTCATTAATGTTATTAAAAGATTGGTTGATGATGGAAATTCAATTATTTTGGTTGACCATGACACAAAGATATTGAATATTGCTGATTACATGGTTGAAATGGGTCCTGAAGCTGGTGCTGATGGAGGAAATATTATCGCACAGGGATCTTTAGATGAAATCAAGAAGAATTCTTCATCTCAAATCGCTCCATTTTTAACAAACTCTGAAAATGTTATTGTGAGGGAAAAGTCTTCGGATATTTTTGAGAATGGTGAAATTCGAATTAAAACAAATGAGATACACAATGTTAAGGAAATGGATGTTGGAATGCCGAAAGGAAAATTGACAGTAGTCAGCGGAGTTTCCGGGAGTGGAAAGACCACTCTACTTTTGGAAGCATTATACCCTGCTGTTAAATCATATATTAATGATGAAAAACTGCCTGATGGAGTTTATGATATTGATTGTGATGGAATTAAAAAGATTGATTTGATTGACAGCGTTCCGATTGGTAAAAATGTCAGAAGCACTGTTGCAACATATTCAAAGGTTTTAGATGATTTGAGGCGTGAATTTGCTAAACTAACGGATGAATATAAAATGTCTGATTTTTCATATAATACTGGAAAACTAAGATGTGAAACTTGCAATGGTACTGGAAGTGTGTCAATGGATATACAGTTCCTGCCTGATGTTGAATTGACATGTCCTGATTGCGATGGACTCAGATACAGCAAAAAAATTGAAGAGGTTAGATATAATAGTCTTTCTTTATCGGATATTATGAGTTTAACAGTTGATGAGGCATTGGAAGAATTATTTGGTCTTAAAAAAGTTACAAACAAACTGCAAAAACTTTCTGATTTGGGCTTGGGTTATCTGACCTTGGGTGAAGCAACTCCAAGTTTATCTGGGGGTGAGGCACAAAGACTCAAATTAGCTTCTGAAATTGGAAAATCCCAAAGAAATTCAATATTCATATTCGATGAACCAACAATAGGCCTTCATCCTTTGGATGTAAAAGTCTTAATTGATGTTTTCAATCATTTGATTGAAAAGGGTGCAACGGTAATCGTAATAGAACATGATTTGGATTTGATAGCTAATGCAGATTATATTGTTGATATTGGAATAGATGATGACAATAGTGGCGGAGAGATTCTGGCCAAAGGTAGTCTGAAAGATATAATTGAATCTAAAAAAAGTTTAACAGGTAAATATTTGGCTGAAAAAGAGTTGTGGGATGGTTTGTAATTCAAAAAAATATTGTTTAAAGTTCATTTAGTGAAAATGAACTTAAATCTAATAAATCAAATGTTAATATTTTCGGAGCAACAGTTACTTTTCCAACTCCGGTTATTATTTTATATGCTTCAAAAGCTTCAAGACATCCGATTAAATTTGGTGTTGGTCCAATAACTGGAGGAACACCTGAAGTAACATTTTTCAAATCGCCGATGACATCTTCAGTTAATTCCTTGCCGAGTGAAGGCAAGTTAAACATTTCTTCATAACTTTTGTCGCTATTCGGTAAAAATACTGTAACTTGACCTAATGTTCCATGAATTGCACCATGAATGTAGGGAATTCCAAGCTCATTGGCTTTTCGTGATACGATGACTCTTGTTAAGACATTATCAAGAGCATCAATAACAATATTGGAGTTTCCAATTACTTTTTCAATATTGTTCTGGTCAACATGTTCATTGAATATTGTAGTTTTTACGTAGGGATTGATTAATCTGACTTTTTCTGCTGCTACACTACTTTTATCAAGTCCCAAATCGGAAATTGTAGCTAATGTTTGACGATTTAAATTTGATAAGTCAAATGCATCCTTGTCAACTAGAACGAGTTCTCCAATACCCATTCTTGCAAGCATTTCGATAGTCTCTCCACCAATTCCACCACAGCCGATTACTGTGACTTTCGCATCTTTGAATCTTTGTTGTTCGCTTCTTGTTACTATGCTCATTTGACGTGATGCAATTTCCCAATATCCATCACCGATATATCTTGTTGGCATTTTATCACCTATACGTTTCTCCGCAATTTTTTCAATATTTCCATAAATTCATTAAGCGCAAGGTCATAATTTTCAAAATCATGGCCTTCAATTAATCCGTTTTCATAAATAGTAATGTTTTCCAATTCTATCTTTTCACTTGATTCGGATATAATGTCTTTAATTTGTTTTTTGGTATTTTTGATGTTGACTGAGAATGGGAGTTGGTATGAGAATGAATCTTGTGAAAAGTCGATTGCAATTGTGTCATCATCATCAATTGGTGATAAATTTAAAACAACTTTTTTAAAACCTTGTCCTTTTAATTCGTCATTTATCTGTTTAAATTGTTCATTATGGAAAATTTCATTAATCTTGTCAACTTCAATAATACCAATTTCTCCTAAATCTCTAACTTTCACGATTTCGCAGTTAGTTCTATCTAAAATAAAATTTTCACAGTAGCTAATTCTTTCAATCTTTTCTTTAGTCGTACGTGTATTTGTTGGGATTCTAGTTGCAAGACATGTGGTGGATTTGGAATAAGGAATATTGTGACTGTCCAGATATTTATGAATTTCTTTAGATGTTAAATTTGCTGTAATTAATGGTGTCTCAAATCCTTTTTCATAAGTGATTAAAATCCCGGGTCTATCGCAAACTAGATCGCTGATATTGTTTCCATCACAAATATATTCAAATCCTTTTTCTTTTGCAATGCTTTTAATTTTTGTATACATCAAATCTCTGCATGTAAAACAGCGTTTTGCATCATTGGATAGGAAATATTCGTTTTCATAAAAGTTAATATCAACTATTTCATGTTCGATTCCAAAATGTTTGGCCATTCTTTCGCTATGTTCCAAAAAATAAGTTGGCATTAAGTGATTGTTGATGGTAATGGCCAATGTATCTTTAGAAACTTTAGAAGATAAATAAGCTATTAGTGTTGAATCGGCACCGCCTGAAAAACCAACAGCTACTTTTTTATCCTTTAAAATGTTTTCAACGATTTTAATTTTATCTTCTAAATCCATCTTATCCCTTTCAAAATAATTAATGTGTTGATATTCCAAATTCATTAATATTTTTTGTTTTATTTATATTTTAGATTTTGGAGTCATGCACAATGAAATGCTTCAGGAAAAATATAACAATAGTTATTTTTTCCATAATTAATTAATTGTTAAATTGATATATAAATGTTTTGAAAAAGTCATGTTATCTTTTAGCAATCACTACTAAAATATAATCATTTTCTTTTTTAAAGATTTCAACACTTTTAAATCCTGCATTAAGCAAATATTCTTTTAGTTGTGATGCATTATAAACACTCATTCCTTCAACTGTTGCTAACCATTTTTCATCATCGGGGTGGGTTCCATCTGTTCCCTGTGCAATCATGAATCGTCCATCAGGTTTGATTATCCTGAATACTTCTTTAAATGTTTCACCAATATCTGGCCAGAAATATATGGTTTCAAAAGCACTCACTAAATCATATGTATCATTATCAATGGGCATATCACTGACGTCCGCTTGAATTATATTGCATCTTCCATTATCGGCCGCTTGTTGGTTTTGCTTAATTGAAGCCTTCACAGAAACTTCAGAATAATCCAATCCGTCCACATTCGCTGTAGTCAGTTTAAGGAATTTTTCAATATTGACTCCACCACCACAACCGATATCCAATATTCTGTCGTTTTCGTTAATGTCTATGCATTCAAAAGCGAATTCGGATATGTGCTTGTGGTTTTCATTCATATTTCTAATTGTTTGAATGCCTTCTTCACCATGGGGTTTCATGCATTGGGTAATTTTTTGATCTACCATAATCAGACCTTCAATATTTTGCATATGGTAATAGTTTGGTACGACAATTGTTAAAAAATTAATGTTAATCTAAAAAGGCACTTTCAAAAACTTGTGTGATTTTTTTCTTTTTTATTTTTTACGTTCCAATGATTTAGTTTTAGCATGA encodes:
- a CDS encoding 7-cyano-7-deazaguanine synthase — encoded protein: MDLEDKIKIVENILKDKKVAVGFSGGADSTLIAYLSSKVSKDTLAITINNHLMPTYFLEHSERMAKHFGIEHEIVDINFYENEYFLSNDAKRCFTCRDLMYTKIKSIAKEKGFEYICDGNNISDLVCDRPGILITYEKGFETPLITANLTSKEIHKYLDSHNIPYSKSTTCLATRIPTNTRTTKEKIERISYCENFILDRTNCEIVKVRDLGEIGIIEVDKINEIFHNEQFKQINDELKGQGFKKVVLNLSPIDDDDTIAIDFSQDSFSYQLPFSVNIKNTKKQIKDIISESSEKIELENITIYENGLIEGHDFENYDLALNEFMEILKKLRRNV
- a CDS encoding class I SAM-dependent methyltransferase, translated to MVDQKITQCMKPHGEEGIQTIRNMNENHKHISEFAFECIDINENDRILDIGCGGGVNIEKFLKLTTANVDGLDYSEVSVKASIKQNQQAADNGRCNIIQADVSDMPIDNDTYDLVSAFETIYFWPDIGETFKEVFRIIKPDGRFMIAQGTDGTHPDDEKWLATVEGMSVYNASQLKEYLLNAGFKSVEIFKKENDYILVVIAKR
- a CDS encoding ATP-binding cassette domain-containing protein, which gives rise to MYKDMIIVRGAKVHNLKNIDVDIPLGKIVAISGVSGSGKSSLALGVLYSEGSRRYLDALSTYTRRRITQSQKAQVDLVQYVPASLALHQRPDIPNIRSTFGTSTELLNSLRLLYSRCGNYFCPNGHMQEPTLNVAREIPLKCPECGEEFYGLGAEEYAFNSDGACPSCSGTGYIRDVDGAKLVSDESKTLEEGAVDAWNQFGISWMYHVAGELGVRVDVPFNELTDDEKDIVYNGPAVKKYINIPSKNGKLFELNAEYRNAHRAIEEALKNAKTEKGLTKINKFLTTKVCRDCEGTRLNFKARQTLLGGINISQACEMNLKDLVSWVKDVVRELPDNVREMAEDITEEFMDNAKILLDLGLGYISLDRPSNTLSTGELQRVQLAKTLRNRTTGVLYVLDEPSIGLHPNNVDGLINVIKRLVDDGNSIILVDHDTKILNIADYMVEMGPEAGADGGNIIAQGSLDEIKKNSSSQIAPFLTNSENVIVREKSSDIFENGEIRIKTNEIHNVKEMDVGMPKGKLTVVSGVSGSGKTTLLLEALYPAVKSYINDEKLPDGVYDIDCDGIKKIDLIDSVPIGKNVRSTVATYSKVLDDLRREFAKLTDEYKMSDFSYNTGKLRCETCNGTGSVSMDIQFLPDVELTCPDCDGLRYSKKIEEVRYNSLSLSDIMSLTVDEALEELFGLKKVTNKLQKLSDLGLGYLTLGEATPSLSGGEAQRLKLASEIGKSQRNSIFIFDEPTIGLHPLDVKVLIDVFNHLIEKGATVIVIEHDLDLIANADYIVDIGIDDDNSGGEILAKGSLKDIIESKKSLTGKYLAEKELWDGL
- a CDS encoding HesA/MoeB/ThiF family protein, giving the protein MPTRYIGDGYWEIASRQMSIVTRSEQQRFKDAKVTVIGCGGIGGETIEMLARMGIGELVLVDKDAFDLSNLNRQTLATISDLGLDKSSVAAEKVRLINPYVKTTIFNEHVDQNNIEKVIGNSNIVIDALDNVLTRVIVSRKANELGIPYIHGAIHGTLGQVTVFLPNSDKSYEEMFNLPSLGKELTEDVIGDLKNVTSGVPPVIGPTPNLIGCLEAFEAYKIITGVGKVTVAPKILTFDLLDLSSFSLNEL